Below is a genomic region from Hypomesus transpacificus isolate Combined female chromosome 1, fHypTra1, whole genome shotgun sequence.
TTATTTACCCACAGGTATAGTCCTACTAAAATGTAGGGTTTTGCCTGTAGATGGATCACATGTGACTGTCCCTTTGGCCCTTGTACTTATGCAGGTGGGCGCTCTGGTTTTTTAAGAACGATAAAAGTAAAACCTGGCAAGCAAATTTGAGGCTGATCTCAAAATTTGACACAGTGGAAGACTTCTGGGCGTAAGTGATCCTTTATATTAAAACTGTGTGCTTGTAGTCAAACAGTGAAATTACTTCAAAGAAGTTGTTTTAAAAGTGGGTGTGTCTACAAGAAGCGATCAGATATTGAGTGTATATCAATCTCTTCATAAAAATCTAatataaataatgtaaataCAGCAGTCGAAGTGACTTTCAATTAGGCAGGTAGTCAAAGTCTGGTTGTCACAATCCATTGTTTCATTTTGCTTTCTCAGGCTTTATAATCACATCCAATTGTCGAGCAACTTGATTTCTGGGTGTGACTACTCGCTTTTTAAGGTAAGAGAAGAATACTCTCTTCAAAGCTTCGTTTTCGCAAATCTCTTCTACTCTCACTTGGAATATTTCTGACCCCCTGTAGTCAGCATGCCTCAAATATACCCTTCTCCTTGGTCTTATTATTCTACTGCTCATTCAAATTTGAATAATTTACTAAAGTCAGACATGACAAAAGTGTAATTTAAGCTCTAGTTCAGCTGGTGAACCTCACAATGCTACATATTTGGCAAGAAAAACAAGCTGTTGTCCAATTAGATATCATTCTTGATATTGCATGAACAACAAAACTAAGTTTTCAGGAACCTGCATAGTTCAGCTGGTTACCATCTTCACTCTGACTAATTAGGAGCTGGCAACATGTATGTGTATTGGGGCTGATGGCTGTAGctggttgacctctgaccttgaccTGTGCTGGTGGGCAGGATGGCATTGAGCCCATGTGGGAAGATGAGAGGAACAAGCGTGGCGGCCGCTGGCTCATCACGCTCTCAAAGCAGCAGCGCAGGGCGGACCTCGACCGCTTCTGGCTTGAGACGGTTAGTCACCAAACCACCCTGTCACCAAACCACCCTGTCACCAAACCACCCTGTCATTAAAACACAACCgccccacacccacccagccaAGTACCAGAACCCTCTGAGTACTCACGATTGTTATCGGTGTGTGTTGCAGCTCCTGTGTCTTGTAGGTGAAGCATTCGACGACCATAGCGACGatgtgtgtggtgctgttgTTAACATCCGAACTAAAGGAGACAAGATAGCGATATGGACGACAGACTACGACAACAAGGATGGCATCACACACATAGGGTGAGGTGGAGATACAATCAGAGCTCACCAAGTAAACGTTGTCTGCCACATGAAACCACATCCAGATcacacgtaaaaaaaaaaaaaaaaagtttatgtTTGGAAGAGTTTGGAAAAAACCCACTGAACTTCCCAACAAATGCCCTGattttacatacagtacattgagGATCAATCATGGCTCAGTTTACATGATCTATCATTCACCCATAGCAAGTTCCTTCAGATTgtattgttttagttttttacaAGTTGTGTTCTCATcctgtgtttttctgtttttcccAGACGCGTTTACAAGGAAAGGTTGGGTGTGCCATCCAAGGTAGTGATAGGTTACCAGTCACATGCAGACACCGCCACCAAGAGTGGCTCTTCAACCAAGAACAAGTTTGTAGTCTGAGGAATCTCGCACTGCATCCTGGGAGTCCATTTTGATTATTTTGTCATCTTCAGATTTGTCTGTTCTGTTAACCTTCCTGTGTTGTTTATGAAGGTGCTGTTAACTGTTTACCTGTAACCCTTTACTTTAATACGTTATACTTTAGCCATTAAAAAATGAGCCTAAGCTAGTCTCTGAGACTAGCCTAGCGACTAGCCTAGCCTCGGCGACTAGCCTATAGCCGCTAGGCTAGTCTCAGAGGCTAGGCTAGTGAATGCCTTAACAGGAGCTCTGCTGCTGTGGATGATGGTTGTACAAAACATGgctgtaaataaaatgtacagtgAGTTGTCTTTATTCATAAAGAGCTAATGTGCGTTCTCCTATTTAACTCCAAGATTTCAAATGTAAATCACCCTGGAGGGGTAAATCAGGTTTAAGTTGATTTTGGAGTAATTTATTTGACCATCCTTTTCTGGTTAACTTATTCTGTACTTTTCTACATTTCAAATCATAGTAAAGTCATTCAGAGCTCTAGCTCACTCTGACTATAATTACCCTACAATATCTATTTCAGCCCTTAAGACTGCTTATTTTGGGTGAGCTAGGGCTCCTAAGTGCACCTGATGTTTTGTCTGGTGGCTTCAGTCAAATGTTAAATGGTCAATCTTATGGGAGACGGGATGTATCATTTACAGGACACTGCTTAACACTGTGTAGTTGTGCAACGGCTTCGATAAAAATAGTAgcctacaaaaaaatacaaatggtgCTAATCAGTGTGAAACCCTGAAGCGAATGTGACGCTTTGTGCGACACCTCCAATCCTGCAGACACCCTGGATTAATCAGACGTCTGGTTTCGAGGTGTTTGATTGTGCAGCTGGATCTAGGATGTAAATAAAAAAACGGGTATTGCTGAAGGTGatggggacagctgtggtgtcACGTGCTCCACCTGTCGAGACGGAGGAGCAGTTGGCAGGAGTCTTATCCACGCGGAGGCAGTATATGCACACGCTGTGTTACCTTTAGTTCACATGATTATCCTCCAAAAGGGGCCTTGGGAAATTGCTATTCCAATCAGGGTTTCACCATAGTGTACGGACAGACTATGGAGAAACAGATATCTGTAAATAGCAGCTGGAGTTATTTTGTTGTCATTTTTTCTATTTCAATTTCCCCACAATGCCACAGGCAACTTTAAAACTCCAGCTCGCTGCCTTCTGAAAGCCGTGCAGCGGGGGCAGAGCCGGAGTCATGCCGAGCAACGGTCCTGAGGAGATGTTTTACCCCTGCTTATGTCGAAGCGCAGATAAATTATAACCCCACAACTCTCCCGGTCTCTCCAGGCGCTTTTGACATAAGAAGCTCTGAACATCTCGCGAGGGAGAGCTGTTGTGTGCAGGTGCTACCTGCTTTGTGAGTGCTGGataatgatgtcacttcctgcctcccctctgAAAGGCCATCCATTACAGGATCCATTAATTTGTCAAGAAGCCAATTTTAGTGCAGTTTTTGGGTCTCCCACTTGCACATAATGGAAAGCCTTGGACCTTATGGGAAAATTAATCAATTTATAAAAAGCATTCCTTGTATTTATGCATAATTAtgtccacaaacacacgtaAGAAAATGTTGTatacacatgcacgcatgcgcacacacatacacactagcaAGCTATTATGTAATGCAGTAATAAAGACTTCCGTTCAGTCTCCAAGCTGTTTCTCTACACAGTGCTCTACGCAGGTCCCTCGTTGTCTGCATTCATCTTGGAGACGATCGGAGATTTCAAATTGATCTCAGTGGCGCGGAAGTTATTCCCTAGCATTTAGCTACCGTCAGTGTCGGAAGCATCCGGAAGTTAGGGGAACAGAGCCCCTCTATATGTGATGTATTCCCCCCAGTCACCAGCATCATCCATCTGTAAGCCATCTAAGCCAGCGCGACACTCAGGGGTTTTCTGACCCAGTTGGTGccaggcttgttttgaaggcgctgaaaatGCTTTTCATACAAAGCCTGACCTtgagctaacgttcagtccatgcAATGACGGTGTTACCCTGGCAACATACATAAGTGATCCCTACGTCAGTGGCCTGGATGCAGACTGAGATGGCCCGAGTTGTGGAGATCTCTATGTGGGCTATGTTTGTAAGACCCTTGGAACTGAGTCTCGCATGTTTTCCTTAACTGGAAGCATAGAATTTTAAAACGTATAATTGAACTGTCGTTGTGTTTGGTCATAAATAACAGTTTTGGTATATTTTGATGCGAACATTTATATTTTGGTATATTCAATCTCCACAGTTTTAGCAGGTGCTTGTGTCtaataattataattatttatttagcagactccATTAACCAAGGCAACGTACAGAGACTAGGTTGTGTGAACGATGCATCAGCTGCACAGTCACTTTCTTCTCACCAGAAAGACGGAGCACAAGGAGGTTAAGTGACTTGCTCAGGGTCACACAATGAGTCAGAGGCGGAGATGGGATTTGAACCTCCTGGTTATAAGTCTGTTTCTTTAACCACTGGACCACACAgcctcctctgtgtctctgtgtgtgtctctctgtgtgtgtgcttgtgtctctctgtgtgtgtgcattgattGGTGGGTTGTGTAATCCTTAATCGTGACAATGGTCATTGAGATTAGAGCACTATCCTTGCCTGCTACGCTTTTAGGTGCATGATGGGAAACAGCCTGTTAATTGCCCCTGACTGTTGAAAGTAAATTAATTATTGATTGCTTTCTCTACTCTTCTTCTGTACTTACATACTCTTACAAATccttttatctctccctctgtgtaaGTACATTTCCTGCTTTCCCTTCGTTATGCAAGGGGGGATGTCCATGGACCACTAACCACCTCATTAGTCTAAAGGAtgtttcttttttccccccttttGTTGGTATTCCGTACATGGATGGGCTTTTGGAAAACCCACCAAAAAGCTTTTAAGCCTCTTGTGTTGGTGTCCTCCTCTCCCAACACACCCCTGCACATCTCACCTTCGCCCTCTCTCACAACCACTCCCGCATGCGCACTAACAGATACacgagggggagggtgggtgggtaaCCCCCAGGTTTGAGGTCCACAAGTCTGGTCTTTAACTGATGATGAGGAGCATGAAACTGGAGAGATGCCGAAGACTCGACCGGCATCAAGATtcgcaaatcaaatgtatttgtatagcccttgtatagtcacaaagggcttcacatacgcccatagaactgcccctcaaccaacctaaaccctcaagatTCTCCATGTTGATTTAATCTCCTCGGCCTCGAAAAGGAAAAGCCACTTGCGTCTGAAATGTGCTGGAAACAATGTATAACAGGATGTATAACCTGGTGTTTATTCAGCTCTGCCAAATGTCAAACCTCCTGGATTAAAACTTTAACTTAAAATAggttttcagtgtgtgtgtgtgtgtgcctgtgcatgtatgtgtgtttgagaatgtGGAAAATTAAAAAGCTTTTCTGAGCAACATTTGCCAAATAATACAAATGATTTCAAGATGAATACACTCTTTTGTTTATTGAAAGTTTGAGTCCAAATCATCAAAATTGTTTCTGGTGATGAGAACATTAGAATACTTCCCAGGATCAAGCCACTCCAGTACCTCTCTGTAGTGGTTCAGGGAGCATGTACGATCTATAGCAGTAGGCTGCTGCTATACACACTATTTGCCGAAGAGACAAAAAGGCATCAAAAGTGCCTGTGTAAAGGTGACTGGGACCCTGGTGGACACTGTATCAATTAACATTTAGACTTTGGCCTCATACTACCTCCTCCAATTGAGTGTTCTGCAATTCTCAGATGAAACATAAAATTCACAATCCAAAggcttcctttcttcctcttttcagTCTTAAAAGAAAGTCCAACCATTTTTAGTATATGTGGCCTCAGAGCTTGTGACTCGTGAAGTGTGGCGCAGAGGATGGCTAGGCATGCTGAAGCTTCGATCGTTTTTGCTGTTGGACACCGGAAATATGGCCTGAATATTGAGGGGACTAGAAAGTGCAACCAGAGTAAGTTTCATGCATGTGCCACTTTCCTAGTcaaagttagcagggggtgcatttcctGGCAAGACGCAatacagccctgccctgaaatgcaccccccatgtaatttctgttctgtatatcccagcatcaaatgatttttACTGTACATTGAGGGGACTAATATGAGTAACCAGAGTAAGTTTCATGCATGTGGCACTTTTTTCTAGTCAAGCACAAGAGTCCCTCGATGTGGATCCATCTGGTTCATAACGCCTGGTGATGAGACGTGTGTCCCTGCCTGGTGATGAGACGTGTGTCCCTCTCTTGCCCCTTTAATGGTGTCTGTTCTGACCTGGTACAGGCCTGATGTTATCAACATTTTAAAGACGTTTTTTCTTTTGTAAACACTTCAGAAACTTCAGGAGACTTGGGGAATGTTTGTGTTCCCCATCTGTCCTTCTTCGCCGTGGTAGAAAACACACATCACCGTTTTTTTTAAGGTCATTTTTGGGCAAATGGTGTCCTTGTGTCAGGCCTCCCTGTATACTTTCCATTACATATCCCATGAATGATTCAGCGGGCACCGTGTTTGTTCCAAATACAGCTTCATTCATATTTCATACTTGCTTTATCCCAAATCTTCTCCTGTCTTCAACCACCCAGTCGAATCATGCGCTGTGCTGGATTTTATCATCACAGGATGAAGTGCCACGTCTGCATTTTCAATATCATGGCATCTTCATGAATTGTGAATTGCGTCGCTGATGGAGTTGCTGTTTTGCTTCTGGTGGCATTTAGTCGCACAAGCTACAGTTGTGCTCCCGGTACAATATTATTACAGTCACTGTACAGTCACTATACAGTCACTGTTAAGTAATTGTGGACTGCAGATGTTACATGCTGTTGTCCAATCTCCCTGTCTGAGTTCACCATGGGAgt
It encodes:
- the LOC124467594 gene encoding eukaryotic translation initiation factor 4E-1A — translated: MATAEPESTPKQSNSDEEEKCETTGKEIASPEDYIKHPLQNKWALWFFKNDKSKTWQANLRLISKFDTVEDFWALYNHIQLSSNLISGCDYSLFKDGIEPMWEDERNKRGGRWLITLSKQQRRADLDRFWLETLLCLVGEAFDDHSDDVCGAVVNIRTKGDKIAIWTTDYDNKDGITHIGRVYKERLGVPSKVVIGYQSHADTATKSGSSTKNKFVV